A window of Aquibium oceanicum genomic DNA:
GCGTGGATCGCGGAAGCCAGCGCGGCGTCCTTCATCGTGCGGCGCATCTGCCAGTGGTGCGGCCGCCCCACCTGTTCGTAGAGATACCGGTAGAAGTGCAGCGGCATCTCTACGGCGCGCATGACCGCAAGCGCGTTGCCCATCGGCGCCGGTACCCGGCGAGACGGTCTCTGCGTCATCTCCAGATGCGTGATGCGCGCGGTCAGCATGCGGGGTTGCCCGTGCATGGTTACGCCTTTCCCGTCACGACGGGCGTATCGCCGCGGCTGCCCCATTCCGTCCAGGACCCGTCGTAGAGCCGGTTGTCTTCATGCCCGAGCGCGCTCAGCGCCAGAACCAGCGTCGCCGCCGTCACGCCGGAGCCGCAGGAAGTGACGACGGGACGTGACAGGTCCACCCCGGCTTGCTCGAAAGCGGCCTTCAGCTCTTCGGCCGGCAACAGGGCGCCGTTTCGCGAAAGCGCCAGCGCGGGCACGTTCCTGGCACCCGGCATGTGGCCGGACCGTATGCCGGTCCTGGGCTCGGGATCGGTTCCCTCGAAGCGGCCCGCCGGACGCGCGTCCACGACCTGCGCCGTCCCCTCGTCGACCACGGACCGCATCTCCGCGAGCGACGCCACCTTCCCTCTGTCAAAATCGACCTCGAACAGGCACGACGCAATCTTGGTCGGCTTGGCGGTCACCAGCCGCCCCTCGGCCTTCCAGCGGTCGATCCCGCCCTCCAGGATGAAGACCTTGTTCGCCCCCATCACCTTGAACATCCACCACACGCGCGGCGCCGAAAACACGCCCGGTCCGTCGTAAACGACGATCGTGTCGTCCTGCGAAATTCCCATCGATCCGGCAAAAGTCGCGAAGATCTCGGGCGACGGCAGGGTATGCGGCAGCTTCGAGTCCGGCTCGACCACCAGATCCTGGTCGAAGAACACCGCGCGCGGAATATGCCCCGCCTCGTACTCGCCCTTCGCGTCCCGCCCCTGCGCCGGCAGGTACCACGACCCGTCCACGACCGACAGGCCGGGATCGTTCAGGTGCTCGGCGAGCCATTCGGTGGTGACGAAGAAGTCGGTTCTGTCGGAGGCCATTTGTATCTCCCGGTCGTTCGCCCGCATATCGAGGTTTCGCAACCGGAAGATCAAGGGTCTGCCCGACTTAATCGTGCCGCCTCTCGGCAAGGCCTGCTCAGTTGGCCGGCATCGCCCCGAACCTGATCCTGAACCTGCGGTTCTCGCGGCCCTTCTTCTCGATCTTGCCGATGTGGATTTCGCCAACTTCCTGGGTCTCGGAGACGTGGGTGCCGCCGCAGGGCTGGCTGTCGATGACCGCGTTCTCGCCGATGCACACGAGCCTGATCCGCCCGGCGCCCAACGGCGGGCGAACGTTCTTCGATTTCACCAGGCCCGGATTGGCGTTCAGTTCCTCCTCGGTGATCCAGCGCGTGAAGATGGGGTGGTTGGCCGCAACGAGCTTCATCAGCTCTTCCGTCACGCCTTCCTTCGTCACGCCCGTGTCCGGAAGGTCGAAGTCGACCCGCGAATCATCCTCGCTCACCGCCGCGCCGGTGATCGGGAACGGGCACACGACGCTCAGCAGATGGCAGGCCGTGTGCATGCGCATCAGTCTGTAGCGGTGCGCCCAGTCGATGTGGAGGACGAGCGTCTCGCCCACCGCCGGAAGCGCCTGGTCAGGTGCGGGCACGTGGACGATCTCGTTCTTGGTCTCGCCGGTGATCGTGCCGGAAATGGCGATACGCGATCCGTCGGGCCGCTCGAAGAAGCCCGTATCGCCCGGCTGTCCGCCGGAGGTGGCGTAGAAATTGGTACGGTCGAGAAGGATCCCGCCACGGTCGTTGAGCCCCACGACCGTGCCTTCGGCGGTGGAGAGATAGGCGTCCTCGCGGAACAGGGCCTCGGTCGGAGCCGCCATCACGCCACCGCCTCGAACGGGACCGAAATGTCGGGCGTCCGCTCCATCCACTCGGGAACCGGCAGATTCTTGTCGCGCAGGAATTCCGGATTGAAGAGCTTCGACTGGTAGCGCGTGCCGTAGTCGCACAGGATCGTCACGATCGTATGTCCCGGCCCCAGTTCGCGGGCGAGCCGGATCGCGCCGGCGATGTTGATGCCCGACGATCCACCCAGGCAGAGCCCCTCCTCCTGCACGAGATGGAAGATGATCGGCAGGGCTTCCTCGTCCGGGATCTGGACGGAGAAATCCGGATCGAAGCCTTCGAGGTTGGCGGTGATACGGCCCTGGCCGATGCCTTCGGTGATCGAGCTGCCCTCCGACTTCAGGACGCCCTCGGTGTAGAAGGAATGGAGTGCCGCCCCGAGCGGATCGGCGAGCGCGATCTTCACCGCGCCGCTCTTGGCCTTGAGCCCTTCCGCGACGCCTGCCAACGTCCCGCCGGTGCCGACGGCGCAGACGAAACCATCCACCTTCCCGTCGGTTTCGCGCCAGATCTCCTCGGCCGTCGTCTCGACGTGGCCTTGCCGGTTGGCTGTGTTGTCGAACTGGTTCGCCCAGATCGCGCCGCTCCCGCTGGTCCTGGCCAGCTGCTCGGCCAGGCGGCCCGAGACCTTCACGTAGTTGTTCGGGTTCTTGTAGGGCACCGCCGGCACCTCGATCAGTTCGGCGCCCAGAAGCCGCAGCGCATCCTTCTTCTCCTGGCTCTGGGTGTCGGGGATGACGATAACGGTGCGGTAGCCGAGCGCCTTGCCGACCACGGTGAGGCCGATACCGGTGTTACCGGCCGTCCCTTCCACGATGATCCCACCGGGCTTCAATAGCCCCTTCTTCTCCGCGTC
This region includes:
- the sseA gene encoding 3-mercaptopyruvate sulfurtransferase, yielding MASDRTDFFVTTEWLAEHLNDPGLSVVDGSWYLPAQGRDAKGEYEAGHIPRAVFFDQDLVVEPDSKLPHTLPSPEIFATFAGSMGISQDDTIVVYDGPGVFSAPRVWWMFKVMGANKVFILEGGIDRWKAEGRLVTAKPTKIASCLFEVDFDRGKVASLAEMRSVVDEGTAQVVDARPAGRFEGTDPEPRTGIRSGHMPGARNVPALALSRNGALLPAEELKAAFEQAGVDLSRPVVTSCGSGVTAATLVLALSALGHEDNRLYDGSWTEWGSRGDTPVVTGKA
- a CDS encoding cysteine synthase A, whose amino-acid sequence is MYRSVIDAIGNTPLIRLKRASEETGCEILGKAEFMNPGQSVKDRAGLFIIRDAEKKGLLKPGGIIVEGTAGNTGIGLTVVGKALGYRTVIVIPDTQSQEKKDALRLLGAELIEVPAVPYKNPNNYVKVSGRLAEQLARTSGSGAIWANQFDNTANRQGHVETTAEEIWRETDGKVDGFVCAVGTGGTLAGVAEGLKAKSGAVKIALADPLGAALHSFYTEGVLKSEGSSITEGIGQGRITANLEGFDPDFSVQIPDEEALPIIFHLVQEEGLCLGGSSGINIAGAIRLARELGPGHTIVTILCDYGTRYQSKLFNPEFLRDKNLPVPEWMERTPDISVPFEAVA
- a CDS encoding alanyl-tRNA editing protein; protein product: MAAPTEALFREDAYLSTAEGTVVGLNDRGGILLDRTNFYATSGGQPGDTGFFERPDGSRIAISGTITGETKNEIVHVPAPDQALPAVGETLVLHIDWAHRYRLMRMHTACHLLSVVCPFPITGAAVSEDDSRVDFDLPDTGVTKEGVTEELMKLVAANHPIFTRWITEEELNANPGLVKSKNVRPPLGAGRIRLVCIGENAVIDSQPCGGTHVSETQEVGEIHIGKIEKKGRENRRFRIRFGAMPAN